ccaacataagcaaaataaatacgctttgaaaaagaaatagaatgttgACATAGTTACTgaatgaagaagtaaaatgaaagaagaaaatgggaacccactccaatattcttgcctggagaattccatggatagagcagcTGGCGGGGCTGCCATcaggggggttgcaaagagtctggcatgagTAAGCAGGTAAACAACAACTTCTGCCCACAGCAGATTGAGCTCTGAAAAACAGATCTAAGCGTCTAACTTTCCTCTTGCTGATTCTTCAGTGACTTCCTGTAGCTTTTGGAATCAAGTCCTAAATCCATAGATTTTGCATAAATTAGCCTCTGCCTGGCATCACCCCATATACATTTGCTGTGTGCCAGTCATACTGGCTGATTTTCTGTTCAGTAAATATCTTCCTGCCTCAGAGCCGGCACTCAGGCTTTTCTCTCTGCTTGCAACACTCTTCCATTTCCCGCCTTACCAATCCTACGTGTTTCTTCCCCACAGAGACCTTGTCTGATTTCTCAGTGTAgattaagattttctgttttatcttgtCCTAGCACCAGGCCTGTGTCAGAGCACTTATTTCAGTAGTAACATTAAAATTGTGGATGAAATTGTCTGGCTGGCTGCTAGATGATGATATTGGCTGGCTGGCTGCTAGATTGTAAGCTCCATCATGTTTACTGCTGTATTTCAAGTTTGAGGCTCAAAGCTGATGCAGAATAAATTttgatagaaggaaaaaaaaaaataaagacaactctTTTTGTTTCAATCAATTGTGTGtttacacatgcatgcatgaatgcatgGATATGTAACTCCATGGTTTTATTACAAAAACACCATCTCATAAATAATGGTGTATGCTTTGTAGCAGTTTCAGTTGTATCTTAAGTGTATTTCATGGCGTTAAGTTCTTTCTACATCATCACACGAATGATGTAAATTGTAGTAAGATTATTGACATTGTGTGGGTTGCCATGGAGAGGGTGTGACCCTGTATCATGACCATTTATGCTGTTCTATTGTATTTCGGCTTCCTTGAGCTTGTTTCAGGTGTCTCAGGGAACTCTCTGTGGATGCTCTTTCCTTCTCAGGTAGTTAACTGGTTGATTCTTTGGGTTCAGTTGTCTCTCCCTACCACCTGAGCTCAGGTGCTGTAGCCTCATTTCTTAACTGTTTGATCTGAGCGATTTCTTAGAGTGACAGAGTTTTCTCCCCAGTAAGGTGGACACAGATCTTTCTCTAACGTGCTGTTATGTTGATGACAAGTTCATCCGTGTGAAGTCTTTAGAGTAATGCTTAGTGTGTAGGATGTGCTGAAACACCTGTCGTCAGTGTGATGATGTTGTCATCATCACAATGTGTGTTCTTTTAAAGTCACTGTGGACTTTGTCATCTCTGAAGACACCAGTGTTGCTGTAACTCGTCTAGATAGTGACACTATGTCACTCACTGTGTTGAATGTAACACTTCTGCGTAGACAACCCGGTGCTGGttttaatttgtgtatttttcatgTATTGTCCACATACATGACAAATTCATGTTGATTGCAGGATATCATAATcttaggaaaaaagaggaaattataaattatattagagAGCAACAGTTGGCTTCAAGCAGCTTTTAATGGATCTATCAGAATATTACTTCAACTGAATTGAGCTTTACCCCTCTCACCTCTTCTCATTTTGTGTGAAACTAAGAATCATCATCAGGGCCCGTTGgtgaaatgtgttttcatttcaggcACAGTTGAGCTTCAAGGATGTGTTCATAGATTTCACTCCTGAGGAGTGGGAATGCCTTGACCCTGCCCAGAGGTCTTTGTACAAGGATATGATGGTGGAGACCCTCAGGAACCTGCTGTCTGTGGGTGAGGATCATTTCCCTCCAGCATGGGGATCTGCCCTGGGGTACCTCTGCATGTTCCCTCTTTACCTTTAGAGATCCCCTGTTTTTGTTAACTAAGCTCAAAACATTGCTGACTCATACATGTAAAGCTTCCTGATTGGCATCAGAAGGTTAAACTTGTCTTTCCTTCAGGTAACCTGCCCAATGTGTGATATACAAGGAGTTTCTCCACAGCGCGAGTGTTTATAAAGCTGATTTCAAACTTTGAAATATCCAGTTGCCTGTTTTCTAGCCCTGTGTTCTTGGTTCAGTAGTTCTTAGATAGGAACTAGATACCTGCTGCATGTTGTACTGTATATTATACTGTTCCCTGCGCATTGAGAAGGAGGCAGATcataaattcatttgaaaagtatttttctgTCGGTTTATAACGTCCTCACTCCTTGGCTGACAAAAGAGCTGGATtctacacctgccaatgcaggagacacgggttggatccttggtctgggaagatccacaCATCACAGAGCAGCTACGCCTCTGTGCCTCAACTacgagccagcactctagagcctggaagctgcaactactgaagcccgtgcacccagGAGAAGCCGCAGCAAGTGAGGAGCACGAGCACTGCAACTGGAGCGTAGCCCCTACTTGCTGAACTTGGGGAAAAGGCCAAGCAGCAACGAACACTCACCCGAGCCAAAAGAAATGAATACACCAATGTATTAAAAATGACagatatgtttattaaaaaaagagagacaggttAGATTCTGGAAGAAGCCACAGTATGTGGCATTACTTCTGAGTaggaatttctgtttctgatttgaaCATTATCTCCATTCTTGTGGCACAATAAAGAAGACCCCTGGATTGTGGAGAATGAGATGCTGATAGCAAACATCCAGATGAGTGGGAAAGTATCCACAGTACAATCACAGGTCAACTGTCACAAGGACAGAGAGGAAGCCACACCGTTCATGGTGTTTGGGAAACTCTCCAACTGGGAGAGTTCTGTGAGAAAACAGATGTTTAATGTTTGTGAACACTCACAGGATATTTTTCGTCTCCCTAATTTATGGCTCTGTTCTTTGACATGTGAAATGTACAGTACCCTCCAGTGGTGCTGTAGCACCCACAGAGATGAAggcaaggactttttttttttttttttggcctgtacTGGGTCTTTTGTGCTGTGTGGACTTTTGTCTATTTGAGATGAgaaagggctactctctagttggggggAGCACGGTcactcattgtggtggcttcttttgttgtgaagcacaggcccTAGGCACATGGGCTTGAGTAGTTCTACCATACAAGCTCAGTATCTGTGGTTCATCAACTTATTCTctgtgacatgtgagatcttcccagaataagaatcgaacccatgtctcctgcattactaaGCAGATtcttaccatggagccaccaggttGTTAgcgaaattaaataaatagtcttgtttaggcttcaaGACAAAGCAGTGCATTcttctgaccttgcttctaacctgcaTGGAAACTGCCCTGAGTGTGAATGTCTGACTGTCTCCTGTGAATGCCAGGCTTGCAGCACCATAGATAAGTTAGGGGACAAATCGTGAGATTGTTCAGCCTTTGCAGGGGCCCTTGCCAACCAACCCCAGGCTTAGCACCATCCAAGTTGGCTCCTGGATCCTCCTCTCTGCCTACCGTGAGGTAAATAAAGGTAACTTAAAACTGTCtaaagagaagttacaactgCAAAAAGAACCACGCAATTTGTGAGGATGATCACCCATATTACAATGTCACATTATATTTTGGTTGATCAAATCTTCACTTTTTAAGTCGACTCTCTTTAGTCAGCCCACAGCTCCAATAGTGTCCCCTACTGCATTTCTCTCTCCATTCTTTGTCCTGTTGTGGCCTTACACCCCTCCCaacccctctgtctccctctccatcaGCTGGTCCCCTTCTAACTGCCCCAGTCTCTGAGCAGGGAGGGGGAGCTCAGGTTCCCCCACTCTAGCAAGTTTGTTTACCCCTTTAGATTCTTCTGATTAAAGACTCCCATCTCCCTGGAGGGACGTTCCAAGATTTTTATCAGTCCTTCTGACCCTGTTATCACAGTCAATTTGAGCACTATTTGATCTGTATTTTAGCTGAAAAGCTATTACTATGGAAAGGAAAGATAACTTGTTTGATACAGCATGGCCATGATACTGTTTAGACTCTGGAGAAAACTGggtaagatgattttttttttctttgaaagtgaaaaaccggttctttttaaatgtagaatTAAAACCAGCAAGCTTGTTAAAAAGGCATGCCAAAAAAAAGCTTAAGGTTAACCTttgccagggcttcccagatgactctagtggtaaagaacctgccagcccctgggggagacacaggagatgtggatttgacccctgggtagggaagatcccctggaggagtgagtggcaacccactccagtatttttgcctggagagtcccatcatggacagaggagcctggtgggctagagtccatagggttgcagggGTTGGATAGGACTGAAGTAGCCCTGCATAGCATGCAACCTACGCCATGTCCTTGAAGTACGTAACCCATTTTCCCAGGGATTTCAGTCTTGggtaaattagaattttaaaccaTGGGGCGAGGGGTGGGaagaaaaaggtgaaagagacattttaaatctcaagCAGGAAATTATGAGAGCTCTCATGTCTGTCCATCTGCATTTATGTTTGTCTCAGCATGTGTCTTTGTTTTTAGATAATATTGctgaggttaatttgtaaatgagctctaattCAAttgtttgttaaaaaaataaaaaaagtaagcacttacaaatcaaaaAATTACAAGAGAAGttaacctaaatgaatttcaggttcgtgtgaactgggaaatattcagtattaaatatctagtattaatgtttgtttgctaatctaattaagacatgtTTTGCGTTCTGAACATTGTCTAATACTTTtattgtacctaggtttaatGTTAAGTAAGTTTGTCAACACTTAAAGTAACTCGAGTgaagaaacttttaaagaaagaatgcaAATGCGATtggagcttttagataaactctgTTAGGAATGattatacttagaaatgtctgTCTAAAATAATCTCTCCAGATTTGAATAACCTGAATTTCTAGggttgtgctaaactaagtgatgAAAGTTCGTTGAATatctaggtcatttccaaataaaataagattctgaAATACAGATTATTGAAAACTCATTTCCTTTTACAGAcaaactaaagagatttgggcCTATTAATGAATACATTTGGTGCCACCCTGAGATGTTCTCTATAAGAAAGCAAATATTCTTAGacattatcactggtatttatgttcACCAGTCTACAAAATGCTAATATAACGGACAGCTCAtggttgcttaaggaaagtaAGATGTGTGTTTTTAGAAAGAAAGGTATGAGGAATGTGGGCCAATCACCTTGCTTTGTCCCTCCTGGTTAATTTGTCTCAGGACCCTCCCCTTGGGTACACAGGCACCCTGGATCTTGAAGtaaaggcttctcagaggagcaAAACTCATTATGGCCTGGACTGATCCTCTCACTTTTGACTCCAAGGCACCTTTCTGCACTTGTGTACTGTCTCCTTCATCAGacagggttttttcctttctttgtccttgccatgacTGTTCCCTTGAATTAAGAGACAAACTGCCTGTTTACCCTGTTTTTGTTGGCTGTAAATTCCTCAACCGGAGCCGACCTATCTCTTATCTCAGGGCATGCAAGAGGAGGGTAGCTGACTGTAGATGTCCAACCTGCAGGCCTTCCAACTCCTACctcaaaattactttttattaaggaaaatgGAAAGTACTTCTGACCTACAGATGGCTGTTTCTAAATgaacaaagtgattttttttttaaaagagagaggtTTCATGGAAAGTGGACTCCAAGAAAAGAGGTCCCAAAAGGCAAGGTCTTTATATGTTCTGCAACAATCTGTCATTTGACTCCTGTCAATTTTGTTGCTTGACTTTGGGTAGCATgtgatgagctatttcaaagggATTTACTTCCCCTTGTCCCCCTCCTGTGGTAATTAGTGCTGTTAGGGGGCATAGACTCTTGTGtgttttatagaaaaaattaggttattactattattatttttttgctgtgccaCATGGCAGTCTGGTTCTTAGTTCCCCATTCATGGATGGAAtctgtgccccctacagtggaagcacatggtcctaactactggaccacaggGAGTTTGCCTTAAAGGTTACTTTTGCCTAAAAGATATATTTACTTCCTGTCATGCTTATTGTGACATGTCTCTCTGTCTACATTACATCTTGTATGTTGTTATTTTACATTTCGTTCCCAGAGAGTTGTCTCTGACTCTAGTTAACTAGGTTTTCCAATCACATTCCTTTATCTTCATAAcaatatgttaaaattttatttaaaatttgtttttggctgcattgggtctttgttgcttcaagGTCTTTTCTCTGCTTGCAGCGAGCAAGGGCTACCCTCTAGTTacggtgcatggacttctcattctagtggattctcttgttgcaaTGCGTGGTCTCTGTGTGTTTGCGCAGAAGTTGTGActccccagctctagagcacagaatcATCACGTGTGGCctacaggcttagttgttctcaAGCATGTGGGaatttcccagatcagggatcaaacctgtgtgccctgcactagcaggtggattctttacctctgagacacaagggaagccccaaagcttGTTCCTTTACATATATCTTGGAGCCAATGAACTGGGTGAGTTTAGGTTACTGTGTAGATAGGGAGTTGATGTATTGAATGATTATTGTGTAAGCAGAGAATGTTTcgctcattttttgttttttaaaaatgacggTCTTTTTGTATTACACAATAGAACTGACATGAACCACTCATTAATGTCATAAAATGCCTATATGTCTATCTACTGATAGATTTCTAACAGGTATTtagaaaagtgtttatttttttattttttaaattattttagggaattccctgacagtccagtggatAGGATTCAGGAGTTTCACTGCAGCGACCATGGATTTAATCCATGGTGAGGGAACCAAGATCTCATAAGCCACATGGtccagcaaatatatatatatatatagtttacagaattctttattttctcaatgCCATATTTGTTGAACAGTTACTAACtgccatttattttttacattattcaTTAGAATGCTTCTTTTGCATTATTTACCATTCCAATGCATTGCCTGTTTGATGCTtgtttgctcagttgctcagtcctgtgtgtctctttgtgatctcatgaactgtagcccaccaagctttcctatccatggaatttttttaaggcaagaatagtgcACTGCGTTGtgatttcctgctccaggggatcttttcttCCCAGGGATTGTATCCCCCTGTgccgtgtcttctgcactggcaggcagtttctttaccactgagtcacctctATAGTCCTGTATGTTCTTTACCTTTTAAATATGTACAAGTATGCAAAAAGTGTGTACAATATACCATTAGTGTCTCCTCAATTATGAGACAGCAGTGTGTTTAGTACAAAGTAGGATGAGCTTTGAGGTCATGgtgggaaaataagttttctttgtgaactgacatgagtttgcataaaatgaatgttttctgaTTGTGTTTGAAACTACACTACCCTAAAGTTAATTTGAATTACCTATGGTCACTCTTAATAAAGAGTTCTATTCCTTTAGTGTTCTATAGTTTTAAGATCATCATTGCGAAGATTTGTAATTCTGTTCAGGATGGATATGACTTTTGGCATAATATTGTGTGTTTGacaagaaataatttatttatgaattgTAACTAATAGAATACCTGTGGTTCTTTATGTCTTGTAGATATGTCTCATATACATATGACCAAGAAATTACAGACAAAAGCAAGCAGTGGTAAAGGGGAAATTTTTCAACGAGTGATGTTTGGAAGAGCTGAAAGCCCTGAAATCAAAGATTTTCGCCTCAGGAAGATCCAGGATTATCTGTGGACAGATGACGAAAGAAATGACAAAGGATTGTCTACATCCCATAACAAAACCTCACTGATGGAAGAGATCATCATAGTAGAAGTGATGCAGGAAATAGACCTTTTGAAAGGCACGGATCAACCTCAGGATGAACTGCAGATGGTACAGTGTGAAgggataatttttaaatgtagtcaAGTTGTGACAAACGTCAGTGCCTCAGGTTTATTGGCTCAGAGAACTTGTAATGTCTGCAAAGGCTTTTCTCATAAACATGAGAATGCTGCTATGCACCCTTCAGAACTGTTACCAGACCATGAACCACAAAAGAAAAGACCTGGCAAATGTAATGAGTGTGACATAACCTTTCTTCAGGACTCAGAACTCACTAGACATCAAAGAATCCATACAGGAGGAAAACCATATAAATGCGACATGTGTGACAAGGCTTTTAATCAAACTACAAAACTTGCAATGCAttggagaattcatactggagagaaaccacataaatgtgatgtatgtggcaaggcctttaatCAAGCTGCAAAAATTGTAATTCATTGGAGATACCATATGAGAgaaaaaccatataaatgtgatgtatgtggcaaggcctttagtcAAACTTCAAACCTTGCAGTTCATCAGAGAATCCATACTGAAAAGAAGCCATACAAATGCAATGTATGTGATAAGGCGTTTAGTCATACTGCAAACCTTACTGTTCATCAGAGACTTCATACTGGATTGAAAgcatataaatgtgatatatgtggcATGGACTTTAATGAAGCTGCAAAGCTTGCAGTTCATCAGAGATTccatacaggagagaaaccacATAAATATCATATTTGTGGCAGAGCCTTTAGTCAAACTGCAAAGCTTGCAGTTCATtggcgaattcatactggagagaaaccatataaatgtaatGTGTGTGGCAAGGCATTTAGTCATACTGGAAACCTTTCTGTTCATCggagagttcatactggagagaaaacatataaatgtgatgtgtgtggcaAGGCATTTAGTCGTACTGGAAACTTTTCTGTTCATTGGAGAGTTCATACTAGAGAGAAACCATGTAATTGTGGTATATGTGCCAAGGCTTTCAGTGTAAGTTCAAGCCTTGCTGTTCATCagagagttcatactggagagaaaccatataaatgtgatgtatgtggcaaggcctttaatCAGAGTGCAAAACTTGGACTTCAtcggagaattcatactggagagaaaccttataaatgatGTGTGTGGCAAGGCATTTAGTCATACTGGAAACCTTACTGTTCATCGGAgacttcatactggagagaaaccatagaAATGTAATATATGTGGCAAGGCTTTCAGAGTAAGTTCAAACCTTGCTGTTCATCGGAgtgttcatactggagagaaaccatacaaatgtgatgtgtgtggcaaggcctttagtcAAACTACAGGCCTTGCAGTTCATCAGATAATTcgtactggagagaaaccatataaatgtgatgtatgtggcaaggcctttaatCAAACTACAAGACAAGACTTGAacttcatcagagaattcatactggagagaaaccacataaatgtgatgtgtgtggcaAGGTGTTTAGTCATACTGGAAACCTTGCTGTTCATCAGAGTtgatactggagagaaaccatataaatgagGTATATGTGGCAGGGCTTTCAGTGTGAATGCAAACCTTGcagttcatcagagaattcatactggagagaaccttacaaatataaaaattttgacAAACCATTTAGGCACAGTCATCCATAACTCATCATCAGGCAGTTCAGacaggagagaaaccatataaatatgatatatatggCCAGTGCTTTATTTGAAATGATGAACTTAGAAACCATCGGAGAATTCACACTAGAGAGAAACATTAGAAATGTGACAGTTGTGAGAAACATTTTAGTGCAAATGTCGTGAGTGTGACAAAGCCTTTAGTCAGTGTTCAGGCCGTATaattcagagaattcatactgtaTAGAAAAGATACAAGTAAAATGAATGTGGCAGTTTCTAGTGCATGTTCAGCATGAAATGCCCATTAGGCAgttcatacaggagagaaaccacATAAATGTTATTTATGTGGCAAACCCTTCAATCACAAGGAATGACGTTGCAGATCATCTGAGAATCCATACGACAGTGAAAACTTAGACATGTAGAGAATGTGGTAAAATATATCAACTTTTTGACCCTCAGAAAATTCAAACTGGAGGAAAACTACACAAATGTGTTAGGTGTGGGAAAGCTTTGATTCTGTGTTCAGGCCTAACTCACCatcacttaattttttattttttttcaatattgtgatggtttttgctgtacattaTCATGAATAGGCCATAGgcgtacatatgtcccctccctcctgaacccacctctctcACCACCGTATTCCTGCAGATTATCCGAGAGCACTCGCTcttacatcaaactcccactggctcttttacatatggtactatatatgtttcagtgctaatCTCTTAAATCCTGCCAtcctatttcttttgtttttttcaatagtTTTTCCTTAGCATTACTCTTTCTATCCATATGTTATGACCCAGATTTAatgtttaatttacatttttttcctgccttaCACTAACAAATACATAAGTCAGTGGGTTATTTTGAGACTTTTGTAACATTAAAATGCACGTAGACAATGACAGGGAACATAGTAGGTGCCCTGTAAATGTAAAGAAAGACAGTTCCTTTAGCACATGAGTTCAGTCAGATAATACACATAGAAAGATTCATAAATAGTGCCAAGTTGATAATTTTGgtgaaaataaattctaatgTCTTCTTAAGACTTTATATTTTACAATGTGCCTTGCTGTCCGCAACTGACAGATCTTTCAGAAACAGACaacaaagaaatgagagaaaatatattaCAACTTTTCAACAAGAAGTAAATTGCTAATTACCATGAAGTGATCATATAGTAATCTGACATTCCATTACATTGAAGTACTGACTTAAGTATTATATATTATGATGTAAACAAGTTTTTCTTATACAAATATTTGACGCTTTGTCATCATAAGCATGGAACAGAAACTTTTATAAAGAAGAGTTCATTCctcattaaaagtttttttctctctttaataatctttaaaatttatttttgctatgcTAAGTCTTCATTGTGCtggg
The nucleotide sequence above comes from Bos indicus x Bos taurus breed Angus x Brahman F1 hybrid chromosome 18, Bos_hybrid_MaternalHap_v2.0, whole genome shotgun sequence. Encoded proteins:
- the LOC113876096 gene encoding zinc finger protein 664-like, translated to MMVETLRNLLSVDMSHIHMTKKLQTKASSGKGEIFQRVMFGRAESPEIKDFRLRKIQDYLWTDDERNDKGLSTSHNKTSLMEEIIIVEVMQEIDLLKGTDQPQDELQMVQCEGIIFKCSQVVTNVSASGLLAQRTCNVCKGFSHKHENAAMHPSELLPDHEPQKKRPGKCNECDITFLQDSELTRHQRIHTGGKPYKCDMCDKAFNQTTKLAMHWRIHTGEKPHKCDVCGKAFNQAAKIVIHWRYHMREKPYKCDVCGKAFSQTSNLAVHQRIHTEKKPYKCNVCDKAFSHTANLTVHQRLHTGLKAYKCDICGMDFNEAAKLAVHQRFHTGEKPHKYHICGRAFSQTAKLAVHWRIHTGEKPYKCNVCGKAFSHTGNLSVHRRVHTGEKTYKCDVCGKAFSRTGNFSVHWRVHTREKPCNCGICAKAFSVSSSLAVHQRVHTGEKPYKCDVCGKAFNQSAKLGLHRRIHTGEKPYK